From a region of the Hemibagrus wyckioides isolate EC202008001 linkage group LG06, SWU_Hwy_1.0, whole genome shotgun sequence genome:
- the pou1f1 gene encoding pituitary-specific positive transcription factor 1: MSCQAFSSTDSFSTLGSDSAALPLLMHHAGAADCLPVTSHTTNIVPPVPSGLPLVQSSKRPHMHLSTSALSNASAGLHYSMPPCHYSNQQTTYGMMAAQEMLSASISQTRILQTCSVPHNMVNGANSLQGALAPCLYKFPEHSLAGGSCTLSHSFSALPQALFTDEPTLGDIKQELRRKSRAPEEPPDMDSPQIRELEKFANDFKLRRIKLGYTQTNVGEALAAVHGSEFSQTTICRFENLQLSFKNACKLKSILAKWLEEAEQAGALFNDKMGLQERKRKRRTTISLGAKEALERNFVEKSKPSSQEIVRMAEGLHLEKEVVRVWFCNRRQREKRVKTSLHHSSFMPKDTVGRHDRL; this comes from the exons atgagCTGCCAGGCCTTCAGCAGTACTGACTCCTTTAGCACTTTGGGCAGCGATTCAGCTGCTCTGCCTCTGCTTATGCACCACGCCGGAGCTGCTGACTGCCTTCCCGTCACCAGCCACACCACCAACATTGTGCCTCCAG TTCCCTCAGGTCTGCCCCTGGTCCAGTCGTCCAAGCGCCCCCACATGCATCTGTCCACTTCTGCCCTGAGCAATGCCTCAGCTGGCCTACACTACTCCATGCCCCCATGTCACTATAGCAACCAGCAGACCACCTACGGCATGATGGCAG CACAGGAAATGCTCTCAGCCAGCATCTCTCAGACGCGCATCCTGCAGACCTGCAGTGTCCCACACAATATGGTCAATGGAGCCAACTCACTTCAAG GTGCCCTGGCCCCATGTCTGTATAAGTTCCCTGAGCACAGTCTGGCAGGAGGTTCGTGCACTCTGTCCCACAGTTTCTCCGCACTGCCCCAGGCCCTGTTCACAGATGAGCCCACGTTGGGAGACATCAAACAGGAGCTGAGGAGGAAGAGTCGAGCCCCAGAGGAACCACCAGACATGGACTCACCCCAGATCCGTGAGCTCGAGAAGTTTGCCAATGACTTCAAACTACGCAGAATCAAACTCG GTTACACTCAGACCAATGTTGGAGAGGCTCTAGCAGCTGTACATGGCTCTGAGTTCAGTCAGACCACCATCTGTCGCTTTGAGAACTTACAGCTCAGTTTCAAAAATGCTTGCAAGCTGAAGTCCATACTTGCCAAATGGTTGGAGGAGGCTGAGCAGGCTGGTG CATTGTTTAATGACAAAATGGGACTTCAAGAACGCAAAAGGAAGCGAAGAACTACCATCAG TCTTGGGGCAAAAGAGGCACTGGAGAGGAATTTTGTGGAGAAGAGTAAGCCGTCATCACAGGAGATTGTACGTATGGCAGAGGGACTCCATTTGGAAAAGGAGGTGGTGCGTGTTTGGTTCTGCAACcgcagacagagggagaaaagagTCAAGACAAGTCTACACCATAGCTCTTTTATGCCCAAAGATACTGTTGGAAGACATGATAGGttatga